The genomic interval TCTGGATGCTATCTGGACTGAGGACGCAACATTCTTTATTGGTCTGGATATAGGCAGTAATGCCGTCCTCACGCTGGGAGACATCAATCTGGATGGGATTCTGGATATGCTGGTGGGCAAGAGCTTCCGGGCTGTTACGTATTTTAGCTATGAACATGGAACATGGGTTGAATATCCTGATTCATTGTCAGGTTTTTCTTTTGGCCAGAATGCCGCCCCCGCCCTGGCCGATTTGAATGGAGATGGGGATCTTGATCTCGCGGTTGGGAATTATGAGGGAACCTTTAGCTATTTTGAAAACCTGAATGCCGTAAGTGTTGGGGAAGATGTATATCGTCCCAATACTGCCACTTTGCACACAGCCTATCCTAATCCCTTCAACCCTGCTGTTACCATTCGCTACGAGCTCGATGATGTAATGAACATCTCGATCACTATTTACGATTTAAGGGGAACCAGAATTAAAACCTTGTTGGATGAGAGCCAGGCATTTGGTACTCACGAGGTTGAATGGACCGGCCTCAATGGGCAGGGGCTGCAGGTTGAAGCGGGTGTCTATCTTGTGGTTCTCGAAGAAGGTGGGATAAGTCAAACTCAGAAGATTACGTATTTGAAGTAAAAAAAAGAGCCCCGACATATCTGCCGTGGCTCTTTGATTACGAAACCTGTTTGGCTTCGCGAAAACAGGTTTTAGGTGAGATCCATTTCGTCCACAGCAACCTTTACTCCTGAATTCATCTTGCGACGAATATAGGAGAAGACCTCCAGAAGAGGTAGATCCTTGGGACAGACATCGTCACAGGCCATCATACCGATACAGCCAAACACACCAATATCAGTTGAAACCAATTCGAACCATTCCTGTTCTCCACGGGTATCCCTGGGATCAAACATAAAGCGACCAATGCGATTCAATCCAGCTGCGCCCAAAAAATCAGGATAAACCTGTGCCGTAGCACAGGCTGCCACACAGCAACCACACTCGATACAGCGTTCAGATTCATAGATTTTATTGGCGGTGTCATTGTCCATGCGCTCTTCTTCGGCAGTGGGATCAAATTCCTTGGTCGTATGGATCCAGGATTCCAGACGTTTGGCCATATCATGGAACCAGACACCTGTATCTACTGAAAGATCACCGAGGAGTTTAAAGAAGGGCAGGGGATACAATTCAATGGTGTCTGTCAGGTCAGCCGTAAGTGTTCTGCAGGCCAGTGTGGGTCGACCATTGATCATCATGGCACAGGAGCCGCAAATACCAGCTCGGCAGACAAAATCATACATGAGATCTGGTGCTTGTTTCTCTCTGATTCGATGAAGGGCAGTAAACAGATTTAAACGAGGAGTCTCCTCCAGTTCAAAGGTGTCAATATGCGGTTCATCATTCTCTTTGGTGGGATTATATCTGAATATTTTAAATGTCAATGTACGTGCCATTATTTTGCATCCTTATAGGGTGATTCTTCACGCCAGGCTTCCTTTGGAAGGCTAACTCCAATCGGTTCACTTGTATCTTGTTTTCCCAGCGCTTTTTGCTCGGCATCGACTTTGGCGTTGTATGCTTCAAGACTCAAATCCATATCGATCATTTGTCCCCCACCATATCCTCGATCACCAGGAGGCAGATCAAGAGGGCCTACAGGTTCATAATTAAATTCAGGCTCATCTGCACCCACTGGCCAGCTGGCAAGTGTGCGATTCAGCCAGTTTTTGTCATCTCTGGCAGGATAATCTTCACGGGTATGGGCTCCCCTGGATTCAGTGCGCAGCAGGGCTCCCTTGGCAATGATATAGGCCTGTTGTGCCATCCCTTTGATCCGGAGTGCTTGTGATAATGCAGGGTTCATACCAGGGGCACTGGCCTTGACCTTCACATTGTCCACTCGACCTAAAATTTCCTTTAGACCGTTAACTGCTTTTTCAAGGCCCTCACCAGTTCTGAAAATATGAACATGATCTTTAAGCAACTCAGCAATTTCATCTCGGAGGGCATAGACGTCTTCCTCACCAGAGTTGGTTAGCAGATGCTCAATAAGGTCAGTCTGTTCCTTGGCGAATTTCTCTCCCAGAGAGATATTTGCGTTCAATTCAGCCGATTTGGCAAAATTTGCGATTTTTTCACCCACTACCATACCAGCAACCACTGTTTCAGCCAGGGAGTTGCCACCTAGACGGTTAAAACCATGCATATCCCAGCAAGCCACTTCGCCCAAAGCGAATAAGCCTTTCATGCCATAGGCCATACCATCCTTGTTAACACGAATTCCACCCATGGAATAGTGCTGGGTTGGACGTACCGGTATAAGCTCTTTAATAGGGTTGACTCCGATGAAGTACATGCAAATATCGTAGACTTCCCGGAGCTTGGTGGTGAGATGTTCTTCACCAAGATGACGCAAATCCAGCCAGAGGTGTTCACCATACGATGATTGAACGCCTTTACCCTTGAGGATGTGTTGCTTCATCCTGCGAGAGACAACATCGCGTGAGGCTAATTCTTGTTTTTCTGGCTCATATTCAGGCATAAAACGATATTCATCCACATCCAGCAGGAGACCCCCGTCACCACGACAACCCTCAGTGACCAGAATATCTGTTGGCACGATACCAGTTGGATGAAATTGAACAGCTTCCATATTTCCCAGGGGAACCAGACCAGTTTGCAGGGCTATGGCTGATCCCGTACCTTCATTAATGATGGCATTGGTGGATTCACCATAGAGTCTTCCATAGCCGCCTGTGGCAATGACAGTCGCTTTGGCCAGATAGTTTATAATCTCTCCATCCCTGAGTGAGCGAACAACGGCTCCAATACAGGCACCGTCTTCATGGATAAGGCTAAGTGCTTCCATTCTATCGTGGATGGTGATATCCAGCTGAACCGCTAAATTGTCCATGGCATAAAGTACGGTGTGTCCCGTTCCATCAGCCGTATAACAAGTTCTCCACTTGGCTGTACCACCAAAATCGCGGGCAGTGATCAGTCCTTCTTTATCATGATCTTCAACAATAGTCGTTTTTTTGCCTTTGATGTAAACTTCACGGGGACCGCCTTCAACACGATTCCAGGGCACACCAAAATGAGCCATTTCGCGCATGGCTATGGGGGCATTATCAGCAAATATGCGGGCAACTTCCTGATCGGCGCCCCAATCAGAGCCCTTAACAGTATCCAGCCAATGAACAGTTGGGTTGTCACCCTTACCTTTTGCTGAATTTCCCAGCGAGGCTTGCATGCCGCCCTGGGCTGCAGATGAATGACTTCTTCGAGGTGGGACAAGGGAAAGCATGGTTACATCCAAACCAGCCTGCGCGCTGGCAATAGCAGCTCGTTCTCCTGCCAGACCGGCACCGATGACCAGAACATCACTGATTAAGGTTCTCATGAAAACAGTCCTTCCCAGGCGCCGGAAGCAGTAACGATAGTAATCGTCCCCAGCACGATATAAAAAGTAAACAATAGATAGAAAAATGCCTTGGCGTAGTTACGTACAAACCAGGTGTCAGCCAACCACTTTACCAGGAGGCGATAGACCCCGATGGCCATGTGGGCCACTACGGATGCCATCAGTATGGCATATAGAATCCAGAGACCGCTACTCATGCGCGACACCGTAAGATCTGCAGTAAATCCGAGAGGTTGTCCAAGATACCCCATGTCTGAGAACAAATTCCAGGTCACCAATACCAGATGGAAGGAACCGGTGGCCAGTACAATCATCCCAGTACGAACCTGAGTAATCCACAATGAAGTTTCAAAATGAGATCTCAATTTAATATCTGATTTTGGATCCTGCTGCCAACCCTCACGGGATTTTTCCAGCTTCTGACCCAATTCCAGCATGCGTTTTCTATCACGGAGTTTGCCAGGAATTTTCCGGCTGGCCCAGATGAAGTGAACAAAGAAGGCAATGGTTACCAGAACAATAACGGGTTGAGCCATGGGAATGGTGTGTTCCATAAAGTTGGCAACGATATCGTAGATATCTTTCCCAAAAATTATGGAGGACTCTGCAAGCAGGTGGCCCCAGATGAACATGGCCAGAAAGGCTCCAGTGAGACCACTGATGCGCTCATCTCGCAAAGCTTTTTTTGCATTCTTGAAAGCGCTGCTCTTCTGACTGTGTCGAGTTTCAGCTTTCGGGTATAGTTCAGTATCAATATCATTCATGATACCAGCTCCGATCTATGTTTATCCGCCTTCATTCCAACTACTCCGTTGGAACTTCGGCGCGATGTTTCGCCCTAAAACATGGGCAGATAACCGCGGCGAAGCTGGTTGAGCGAAGACGGGTTATGGATTTCTCTCGGGCTTGATCCCGTGTATATCCGTTGTTAATTTTGACTTCCGTTTCAATTGTTGGTTTAACACAGGGTAAATATCAACTCCCCATAACAAATTTCAAGTGTGAAGTATGCACATCATCCCTTCATCAAAAGAATTGATGTGGATTAGTCATGATTGCTCAAAGCAAATATTAAACCATTCCCAGAGAATTGTCTGATATTTTAACTATTCAATTAATTCCTAAGTGCATATTAACTTCCACCAATCTATTTTGTAATCATCTAATTGCTTATCAAATAAAGGAGTCACTATGAAAGATCGTATGATATCTCTGGATGTATTCCGAGGGTTGACTGTTGGGTTGATGATACTGGTCAATAACCCTGGAAGCTGGTCGCACATTTATGGACCACTCCGTCATGCAAAGTGGCATGGCTGGACACCCACAGATCTGGTCTTTCCATTCTTTCTATTTATAGTTGGTGTTGCCATGGCTCTCAGTTTTGGGAAGCGCATGGAGGCCGGTGCAGATGTGGATGCCCTCAAGAAAAAGGTGTGGTCGCGGGGCGCTATTATCATTGGCCTGGGACTCTTCTTGAATGGCTTCCCCTTTAATGTCCCCCTCAATGCCCAAATGGCTGCGGATTTCGAGTTCATGGATATTTTTCGTCGCTTCCTGACACTGCGATACTGGGGTGTATTACAGAGGATCGGTTTGAGTTATCTCATTGGTGGATTGATCATCCTCTACTTCCCAAAAACCATGAACAGAGTCCTTGCTGTAGGTGCTTTGATTTTTATTTATGAGTTTTTTATGCGAGTTCCTCTGGTAGATGGATGGGGAGCCGGTAGTTTTGAGTTGGCCGATAATTTTATTCGCTATATGGATATGCTTCTTTTTGGTGAAGCTCACTTGTATGGCGGCACGGGTGTCCCCTTTGATCCTGAAGGTTTCTTGTCCACCCTGCCTGCGGTTGCCACGCTTATGAGTGGTTTCTGGCTGGGTGAATATTTGCGCAAGCCCATTGATCACCAGGAAAAGCTCAGCACTTTAAGTGTTATCGGGATCATGTTATTCTTTGCAGGTTCCCTCCTCGGTCTGATTGAGCCCATCAACAAACAACTCTGGACCGTTTCCTATGTCATCACCATGGATGGTCTGGCCATCATGATGATCGTTATTTCATCCTATCTCATTGATGTCAAGAAGTTGGTTTCCTGGACCAAACCTGCCATTGTTTTTGGAAGTAATGCTCTGGTTGTTTTCGTGGGCTCTGGAATTATTGGTCGCTTGATGTATATGCTGAAAACCACCAGTGCATCAGGTGAAATTATCTCGATTAAAACGGCACTCTATTCAGGTTTTTATGTGCCGCTGGCAGGGGAGCTCAATGGTTCTCTGCTTTTTGCCCTGACCAATATTGCCTTCTGGCTGGCCA from Candidatus Neomarinimicrobiota bacterium carries:
- a CDS encoding fumarate reductase iron-sulfur subunit, translated to MARTLTFKIFRYNPTKENDEPHIDTFELEETPRLNLFTALHRIREKQAPDLMYDFVCRAGICGSCAMMINGRPTLACRTLTADLTDTIELYPLPFFKLLGDLSVDTGVWFHDMAKRLESWIHTTKEFDPTAEEERMDNDTANKIYESERCIECGCCVAACATAQVYPDFLGAAGLNRIGRFMFDPRDTRGEQEWFELVSTDIGVFGCIGMMACDDVCPKDLPLLEVFSYIRRKMNSGVKVAVDEMDLT
- a CDS encoding fumarate reductase flavoprotein subunit, with translation MRTLISDVLVIGAGLAGERAAIASAQAGLDVTMLSLVPPRRSHSSAAQGGMQASLGNSAKGKGDNPTVHWLDTVKGSDWGADQEVARIFADNAPIAMREMAHFGVPWNRVEGGPREVYIKGKKTTIVEDHDKEGLITARDFGGTAKWRTCYTADGTGHTVLYAMDNLAVQLDITIHDRMEALSLIHEDGACIGAVVRSLRDGEIINYLAKATVIATGGYGRLYGESTNAIINEGTGSAIALQTGLVPLGNMEAVQFHPTGIVPTDILVTEGCRGDGGLLLDVDEYRFMPEYEPEKQELASRDVVSRRMKQHILKGKGVQSSYGEHLWLDLRHLGEEHLTTKLREVYDICMYFIGVNPIKELIPVRPTQHYSMGGIRVNKDGMAYGMKGLFALGEVACWDMHGFNRLGGNSLAETVVAGMVVGEKIANFAKSAELNANISLGEKFAKEQTDLIEHLLTNSGEEDVYALRDEIAELLKDHVHIFRTGEGLEKAVNGLKEILGRVDNVKVKASAPGMNPALSQALRIKGMAQQAYIIAKGALLRTESRGAHTREDYPARDDKNWLNRTLASWPVGADEPEFNYEPVGPLDLPPGDRGYGGGQMIDMDLSLEAYNAKVDAEQKALGKQDTSEPIGVSLPKEAWREESPYKDAK
- a CDS encoding DUF5009 domain-containing protein gives rise to the protein MKDRMISLDVFRGLTVGLMILVNNPGSWSHIYGPLRHAKWHGWTPTDLVFPFFLFIVGVAMALSFGKRMEAGADVDALKKKVWSRGAIIIGLGLFLNGFPFNVPLNAQMAADFEFMDIFRRFLTLRYWGVLQRIGLSYLIGGLIILYFPKTMNRVLAVGALIFIYEFFMRVPLVDGWGAGSFELADNFIRYMDMLLFGEAHLYGGTGVPFDPEGFLSTLPAVATLMSGFWLGEYLRKPIDHQEKLSTLSVIGIMLFFAGSLLGLIEPINKQLWTVSYVITMDGLAIMMIVISSYLIDVKKLVSWTKPAIVFGSNALVVFVGSGIIGRLMYMLKTTSASGEIISIKTALYSGFYVPLAGELNGSLLFALTNIAFWLAILWYLYSKKIFVKI